One window of the Trifolium pratense cultivar HEN17-A07 linkage group LG2, ARS_RC_1.1, whole genome shotgun sequence genome contains the following:
- the LOC123911446 gene encoding uncharacterized protein LOC123911446, whose translation MNGAVRTVVKVSGDNKTSPSLNVGGQVTPSYDSSYVLATRHSRQVVSYWTCSKLCAICFVGGVVFGYTLRGRVKRWASKILKKLT comes from the exons ATGAACGGAGCTGTTAGAACTGTGGTTAAGGTTTCCGGCGACAACAAAACATCGCCGTCTCTTAATGTCGGCGGCCAAGTAACACCTTCTTACGATTCATCCTATGTTCTGGCTACCAGACATTCCAG ACAAGTTGTGTCTTACTGGACATGCTCCAAGCTTTGTGCAATTTGCTTTGTTGGTGGAGTTGTTTTTGGTTACACTCTCAGAGGTCGTGTTAAGCGTTGGGCTTCCAAAATTCTCAAGAAGCTTACCTAA
- the LOC123911447 gene encoding uncharacterized protein LOC123911447, with protein MDDAGVSKLTAKLKEIFQKWQLGSKECNDEQHSGVNHGGISPMITKRLNSLVYCDSDEDSCNSPKPPHDVPKGYLAVYVGPELRRFIIPTSYLSHSLFKMLLEKAADEFGFDQSGGLTIPCEIETFKYLLSCMESTQLHHVDDDDTSAGNKGTLEERIN; from the exons ATGGACGACGCCGGAGTCTCCAAATTAACTGCTAAGTTGAAGGAAATATTTCAAAAGTGGCAATTAGGTTCTAAAGAGTGCAATGATGAACAACATTCTGGTGTGAATCATGGTGGTATATCACCAATGATTACCAAAAGGTTAAACAGTTTAGTATACTGTGATTCTGATGAAGATAGTTGCAATAGTCCTAAACCACCACATGATGTTCCTAAAGGGTACTTAGCTGTTTATGTTGGACCAGAACTTAGGAGATTCATCATTCCAACAAGCTACCTTAGTCACTCTCTTTTCAAAATGTTGTTGGAAAAAGCTGCTGATGAATTTGGTTTTGATCAGAGTGGTGGACTTACAATTCCATGTGAAATTGAGACTTTTAAATATCTTCTCAGCTGCATGGAGAGTACTCAGCTTCAtcatgttgatgatgatgacacCTCTG CTGGAAACAAAGGAACTTTGGAAGAGAGAATAAACTAA
- the LOC123909930 gene encoding putative pectinesterase 63: protein MVHVETEAKLLATLTLLLLFHLIIPIISTFSESNLHHDMTLLDEQLKAAEDGAIRVVRVRKDGTGDFKTITDAVNSIPSGNMRRVVVWIGMGEYREKITVDMSKRFVTFYGERNGNENDIMPIITYDATALHYGTLYSATVAVDADYFVAVNVAFVNSSPMPNENSVGGQALAMRISGDKAAFYNCKFIGYQDTLCDDKGRHFFKDCYIQGTYDFIFGNGKSIYLKTTIKSVGKGLKVITAQGRESISEDTGFTFVHCKIIGSGHRNTYLGRGWRRSPRVVFAYTFMDSGVNSRGWYHHESNETIYFGEYKCIGPGAASSSSSRILSDEEAKPFLSMAYIHGEQWVRPPPKL, encoded by the exons atggttCATGTTGAAACTGAAGCAAAATTATTGGCTACACTAACACTACTGCTTCTCTTCCATCTTATTATCCCAATAATCTCAACATTTTCCGAATCAAACCTTCACCATGATATGACCTTGTTAGATGAGCAATTAAAAGCGGCGGAGGATGGTGCCATTAGAGTGGTGAGAGTTCGGAAAGACGGAACCGGAGATTTTAAGACGATAACTGACGCCGTCAATAGCATTCCGTCGGGGAACATGAGAAGAGTGGTGGTGTGGATTGGTATGGGGGAATATAGAGAGAAAATAACGGTTGATATGTCAAAACGTTTTGTAACGTTTTATGGGGAAAGGAATGGgaatgaaaatgacataatgCCCATTATAACGTACGATGCAACTGCTTTGCATTATGGGACACTTTATAGTGCAACCGTCGCTGTTGATGCTGATTACTTTGTTGCTGTCAATGTTGCATTTGTG aACTCGTCTCCTATGCCAAATGAAAATAGTGTTGGAGGACAAGCGTTAGCGATGAGGATATCAGGGGACAAGGCTGCATTCTACAATTGCAAGTTCATTGGATATCAAGATACTTTGTGTGATGACAAAGGCAGACATTTTTTTAAGGATTGCTATATTCAAGGAACCTATGATTTCATCTTTGGAAATGGAAAATCCATCTACTTG AAAACTACCATAAAATCGGTTGGAAAGGGTTTGAAAGTTATAACAGCACAAGGTAGGGAAAGCATATCAGAAGATACTGGATTCACTTTTGTGCATTGCAAAATAATCGGATCTGGTCACAGGAACACTTACCTCGGCCGTGGTTGGAGGAGGAGCCCTAGGGTAGTGTTTGCCTATACTTTTATGGACTCTGGTGTCAATTCTAGAGGATGGTACCACCATGAATCCAATGA GACAATCTATTTTGGAGAATATAAGTGCATTGGACCAGGTGCTGCTTCTTCCTCTTCAAGTAGGATACTATCTGATGAAGAAGCTAAACCCTTCTTGAGCATGGCTTATATTCATGGAGAACAATGGGTTCGCCCACCTCCCAAACTGTAA